A genomic region of Zalophus californianus isolate mZalCal1 chromosome 1, mZalCal1.pri.v2, whole genome shotgun sequence contains the following coding sequences:
- the ASF1B gene encoding histone chaperone ASF1B, which yields MAKVSVLNVAVLENPSPFHSPFRFEISFECNEALADDLEWKIIYVGSAESEEFDQILDSVLVGPVPAGRHMFIFQADAPNPSLIPETDAVGVTVVLITCTYHGQEFIRVGYYVNNEYPSPELRENPPLKPDFSQLQRNILASNPRVTRFHINWDNNMDRLEAIENQDPALGCGLPFSCAPIKGLGLPGCIPGLLPENSMDCI from the exons ATGGCCAAGGTTTCTGTGCTGAACGTGGCGGTGCTGGAGAATCCGAGCCCTTTCCACAGCCCCTTCCGGTTCGAGATCAGCTTCGAGTGCAATGAGGCCCTGGCGGACG ATCTAGAGTGGAAGATCATTTATGTTGGCTCAGCTGAGAGTGAGGAGTTTGATCAAATCCTAGACTCCGTGCTAGTTGGGCCTGTCCCAGCGGGGAGACACATGTTCATCTTTCAG GCTGACGCCCCCAACCCATCCCTCATCCCTGAGACCGATGCTGTGGGTGTGACCGTGGTCCTCATCACCTGCACCTATCATGGACAGGAGTTCATCCGTGTGGGCTACTACGTCAACAACGAATACCCCAGTCCCGAGCTGCGGGAGAACCCACCCCTGAAGCCAGATTTCTCTCAG CTCCAGAGGAACATCTTGGCCTCGAACCCCCGAGTGACCCGCTTCCACATCAACTGGGATAACAACATGGACAGGCTAGAGGCCATAGAGAACCAGGACCCTGCCCTGGGCTGTGGCCTCCCCTTCAGCTGTGCTCCCATCAAGGGCTTGGGTCTCCCTGGCTGCATCCCCGGCCTCCTCCCTGAGAATTCCATGGACTGCATCTAA